From Balneola sp. MJW-20:
GGAACCCTGGTTCTCAACTACTCAGGTCATGGAAACGAGCAGACCCTGTCTGATGAAGAGTTATTCCGAAGTGAGCTCATTCCCCGTTTTACTAACAGGAACCGGCTTTGTGTGTTGGTTACCGCGACTTGTCAGTTTGGACGTTATGATGATATAGATGCTCAATCCGGTGCTGAAAAAATGCTCTTTGCAGAAAACGGAGGAATCGTATCAGCCTTTACCACTACCCGTGTGGTTTATACCAACAGCAGTATCGGCGCAAACAATAATTTTGGACTGAATGTAGCTCTTTCCCAAAGTATGCTGATACAGAATACCGATGGCAGTCAGGTACGCCTGGGAGATATCTACCGCAATACAAAAAATTTCCAGATCGGAAACAGTATCATAGTATCAGGCATCAATTCGAAAAAATTTATACTGCTGGGAGACCCTGCATTAAAATTCCGGATCCCTAAGGAACGTGCCGCCCTGGCGTCTCTCAATGATTTTAATAACAGCGGGCAGGATACCGTAATCCAGGTCCGGGCTCTGGACCAGGTAGATCTGAGCGGGGAGTTACGCGACCTTCAGGGAAATCTGCTTTCGGGCTTTAATGGGGAGGCTGACATCACAGTCTTTGATGCACCGAGAAAAGTTGGGTTACCAGAGCGTGACTGGGTACTGGAAGAGCGGTGTAACCTGGAAGACTGTGCTTACACTACCGAAAATGACATTCTGTTCAGAGGAAAAGCTGCTGTAGAGAATGGTCTTTTTAGTACCACCTTCATTCTCCCAAAGGATATCTCAAATTCTGACAGCCTGGGCAGGATCGTTTTATTTGCACAGGATAACAGTATAACTGCCGGGGGCTCTTTTGACAGGGTGCGGTTCCGGGGACAAAACCCGGATGCTATCAATGACGGGCAAGGTCCTTCGCTGGATCTTTACCTGAATGATGAACGATTTGTAAACGGAAACTTAGTTAGCGATTCACCAAAACTGGTGGTCGAACTTGAAGATGAATCAGGAATTAACACTACAGGAACAGGAGTTGGACATGAGATAATTGCTACAATCGATACAAAACCAAAACAAACCATTGTCCTCAACGAGTTTTACGAGGGCGAACTAAACGATTACACTCGGGGACGTATCGAGTATCCTCTGGACCAGATTCCGGATGGTAGCTATACCCTGAATGTTCGGGCGTGGGATGTGCACAATAATCCCTCAGAGAAATCCATTTTCTTTGAGGTGGCTTCGCAGGATGACCTTCAGATAAGGTCTGCTTACAACTATCCGAATCCAATGAGCAATACCACTCAATTTACCTTCGAACATAACCAACCCGGAAATCCGATGGATGTTTCCATACGGATCTATACCCTTAGTGGTAAACCGGTTCAACATCTTCAAGAATCAATCTTAACGAACAGTTCTTATGCCAGTATTTCATGGAATGGCCGTGACCGGGATTATGATCGCCTGGGTAACGGTACTTATATTTATGTGCTTCGGGTTACAGCAGATACCCCGCAAGGAAGAAAATCAACGGAAAAAATCGAAAAGCTCGTGATCATCCGCTAGGATTCGAGCACTATTTTTCAACGAAAAACGTATATTTATTTCAAATCAAAGAAGTATGAAAAAAACACTCTCTATTACAGTACTTGGACTGTTGACCCTGTTGCCCATATTATCTCATGCACAGGTTGCTATTACCGCAGTCCCTTTTTTACAGATCGAGCCCGATTCCCGTGGTGCAGGTATGGGTAATACCGGTGTCGGTATTGCAGATAATGCCGCCGCGATGTTCTGGAATCCTGCCGGACTGGCCTTCCAGAGAGGCAATCAGGTCAGTATTACCCATTCTAACTGGCTTGCTAACTTCGATGTAAACGACCTTTTTTATGATTATCTGGTCGGTAAATATTACATCGAAGGTGTCGGGACTATTGGTGCACACCTAACTTATCTGAATCTTGGTGAACAGGCACAGACCTCAGAGACCAGCCCGGATGTGATCTCCCGGTTTAACTCTTATGAACTTGCCTTCGGAGTGTCCTATGGATTTGAAGTAAGTAAGAACTTTGCCCTCGGTACCAGCCTGAGACTGATCTATTCATCCCTGGCGAGTGGTGTTGCCGGACCCGGTATCTCCGCACAGCGGGTGAGTCCCGGTAGTTCTGTAGCGGTAGACCTTTCTTTCTTGTACCGAACCGATCCCTTCATGCTTGGGAACAGAGAAGCCAAGTTCAGTTTCGGTACTAACCTGTCCAATCTGGGCCCCGGTATACAGTATACCGATAACGCACAGAAAGATCCGCTTCCAACGATCCTGAGATTCGGATGGGCATTTGACATCGATCTTGACGAAGAGGGTGTAAATACGCTGACCATTGCGAATGATATCACAAAGGTAATGGCCCGTAAAGACAGCTTTGACAGAACGATAAACATCAATGGTCAGGACTCCACGATCACTGAGTTCAGATCGGTTGGCCCGCTTCGCGCACTGGTTGATTCCTGGGGTTCTTTTGAGCGGTTTGACGGACAGGAGATCGTTGAAGTCGGACTTTTACAGCAGTTCATGATAGGCGCCGGAATTGAGTACTGGTATGACAACAGCTTTGCGTTGCGTGCCGGATACTACTATGAAGATCCAAACAACGGTGACCGTGAGTATATCACTCTTGGCGCCGGACTTCGATACGGATTATTTGGAATCGACTTTAGTTATATTAACACCATTGAATCACAAAGTCCTTTAGCGAATACCTTGCGCTTCTCCGTACTACTGAATTTTTAAATAGATGAAAATAGCCCAGAACTTCCTGAAGAGCATGTTGATACTCAGCATGCTCTTTGTATTTGGGAAGCAGGACATATCAGCCTTTCAGGTTCAGGTTAAGAGATCACATGCTATTTCTTTACCTGATCTAAGCTCATCTCAGGTACCAACTACCGGCACCCTGAATGTAGTAGCTATTATGGTAGAATTTCAGCCGGACTCCAACCGCTTTACTTCCGGAACGGGGATATTTGGGCCGGGTGGCCTCCCCTATCTTGAACGAGCAACTGATTTCAGAGTTGAGCCCTTACCGCATGATCAGAGTTATTTTGAAGCCCACCTGGAATTTGCCAAAAATTATTATGAACAAGCCTCCGACGGTCAGCTTAGCCTGAACTACAGAGTGCTGCCCGATGTATATCGTCTGGATCAGCCTATGGAGAATTACTCCCCAACCGGGGAGTTTTTCACTACAGAAAAGCTGGCAGAGCTGGTCCGGGATTCCTGGGCCAAAGTAGAAGAATCCGGAGGCTTTGATGCCACGGGTCTGAATCCGGAAGAAACAGCATTCATTATCTTTCATGCCGGTGTTGGGAGAGACATACAACTTACCGGAACCAGTCTTGATGTAACCCCGCAGGATATCCCTTCCATTTATCTCAAGAAAGATCAGATTGGCAGATTACTCGGTGAACAGTCATTTGAGGGTTTCGAGATCAATGGTGGCACATTCAGGATCACGAATAGTATGATCCTGCCTCGCACAGAATCCAGAAGAGGACTGGATATTCAGCAAAACGAATTTGTATTTCCGCTATCAATAAACGGATTGCTTTGTGCATCCATAGGTTCTCATCTTGGACTTCCCGATCTCTTTAATACCGAGACTGGTGAGCCCGCGATCGGCCGTTTCGGCCTAATGGACGGATCCGGTTTTTTTGCTTATAACGGGTTACTCCCACCCGAACCTACAGCCTGGTCGAAAACTTTTCTTAGCTGGCAGGAACCCACAGAAGCAGACATTACATCAATCAGTGATCTGACTGTAGAAGCTGCTTCGCTTATCTCTTCAGATAATATCATAAAGATCCCCCTGTCCTCTTCCGAGTATTTTCTGATCGAGAATCGTCATCGTGACCCGGACAGCACCGGGATCACACTCACAATAAGAAA
This genomic window contains:
- the porV gene encoding type IX secretion system outer membrane channel protein PorV; protein product: MKKTLSITVLGLLTLLPILSHAQVAITAVPFLQIEPDSRGAGMGNTGVGIADNAAAMFWNPAGLAFQRGNQVSITHSNWLANFDVNDLFYDYLVGKYYIEGVGTIGAHLTYLNLGEQAQTSETSPDVISRFNSYELAFGVSYGFEVSKNFALGTSLRLIYSSLASGVAGPGISAQRVSPGSSVAVDLSFLYRTDPFMLGNREAKFSFGTNLSNLGPGIQYTDNAQKDPLPTILRFGWAFDIDLDEEGVNTLTIANDITKVMARKDSFDRTININGQDSTITEFRSVGPLRALVDSWGSFERFDGQEIVEVGLLQQFMIGAGIEYWYDNSFALRAGYYYEDPNNGDREYITLGAGLRYGLFGIDFSYINTIESQSPLANTLRFSVLLNF